The Pantoea nemavictus genome includes a region encoding these proteins:
- a CDS encoding GlxA family transcriptional regulator: MKTFLIIVPDGGMLFEAAGIADILMRANQHLPAGVDQPRYRVSLATTQSHQVIHGQSGLNLLADLKLADVDPRTAWDTIMITGRGDSAEEGNMVVDFVKLAAPQARRVVSVCGGAMLLAEAGLLEGRRATTHWRLLDTLQARFPQIQVEGGPLYIQDGPIWTSGGVSSGFDLTLALVEADCGFSVARNIAQDMVMYLRRPGGQMQFSRFHLQSPSGIGPISELQRWIRANLAEDLAVEKLAERVAMSPRNFTRVFTRETGAPPARYVTEARLAAARERLEQTHDTLERIALATGFGSSINLRRCFERQLHLTPGEYRQRFHCKKLA, translated from the coding sequence ATGAAAACCTTTCTGATTATTGTGCCCGACGGCGGCATGCTGTTCGAAGCGGCGGGCATCGCCGATATTCTGATGCGAGCCAATCAGCATTTACCGGCGGGCGTCGATCAACCACGCTATCGCGTTAGCCTCGCCACCACCCAATCGCATCAGGTGATCCACGGTCAATCCGGCCTCAATCTGTTAGCCGACCTAAAACTGGCGGACGTTGATCCGCGCACCGCCTGGGACACCATTATGATCACCGGACGCGGCGACAGCGCTGAAGAGGGCAATATGGTGGTCGATTTCGTTAAGCTGGCGGCACCGCAGGCGCGCCGCGTGGTTTCGGTGTGCGGCGGCGCGATGCTGCTGGCCGAAGCGGGCCTGCTGGAGGGTCGCCGCGCCACCACGCACTGGCGCCTGCTTGATACCCTGCAAGCGCGTTTTCCGCAGATCCAGGTGGAGGGCGGTCCGCTGTATATTCAGGATGGTCCGATCTGGACCTCCGGCGGCGTCAGCTCGGGCTTTGACCTGACGCTGGCGCTGGTGGAAGCGGATTGCGGCTTCAGCGTAGCGCGCAATATTGCGCAGGACATGGTGATGTATCTGCGCCGTCCCGGCGGGCAGATGCAGTTCAGCCGCTTCCATCTGCAATCGCCGAGCGGCATCGGCCCAATCAGTGAACTGCAACGCTGGATCCGCGCCAACCTCGCCGAGGACCTGGCGGTGGAGAAGCTGGCAGAGCGCGTCGCCATGAGTCCGCGTAATTTCACCCGCGTTTTCACCCGCGAAACCGGCGCACCGCCCGCGCGCTATGTGACAGAAGCGCGTCTCGCCGCCGCGCGTGAGCGTTTAGAACAAACTCATGACACGCTTGAACGCATCGCGCTGGCGACCGGCTTTGGCAGCAGCATCAATCTACGTCGCTGCTTTGAACGTCAGCTGCATCTCACGCCAGGCGAATATCGCCAGCGCTTTCACTGCAAAAAGTTGGCGTAA
- a CDS encoding NtaA/DmoA family FMN-dependent monooxygenase (This protein belongs to a clade of FMN-dependent monooxygenases, within a broader family of flavin-dependent oxidoreductases, the luciferase-like monooxygenase (LMM) family, some of whose members use coenzyme F420 rather than FMN.): MSRELIYNGFLHLTPNHHSHGYWRTPEGQVQYGYNQLDAYVKTVKTLEKGLFDTLFIADVVGVYDIEYGDGKTTISAGTQFPEPDPITILSALGLATENLGLVVTSNVIQAHPFSFARQISSLDEFTRGRIGWNIVTSYLSNGFRNYGYQDIVSHDERYEWAQEYLDVAYKLWELSWEEGAVLHDPATNRFFDADKIHKINHVGKRYRVEGPHIVEPSPQRSPVFFQAGNSDAGRRFAARNAEVTFLPSQTPDTARKDIAILNQDVVDYGRQPEDLKKLVMLSTVIGSTEEEAKRKQQYLFDNIDINALQGFYSGGSGIDLANIDPDTPLTELSRREAFSQHMRSKFRIAVDADYGQGRVLTWREYLIQHALLPGRFAGTPEQIADRVQQFADAGVDGFNVVPVTTLGWWDEWVEHVVPVLQKRGLAQTAYKPGTLREKIFGKESRLPASHPQRKLTLG, from the coding sequence ATGTCACGCGAACTGATTTATAACGGATTTTTGCACCTCACGCCCAATCACCACAGCCACGGCTACTGGCGCACGCCGGAAGGCCAGGTGCAGTACGGGTACAACCAGCTTGATGCCTACGTGAAGACGGTGAAAACCCTGGAGAAAGGGCTGTTTGATACCTTGTTCATTGCCGATGTGGTGGGGGTGTATGACATCGAGTATGGCGATGGCAAAACCACCATCAGCGCTGGCACGCAGTTCCCCGAACCCGATCCAATCACCATCCTCTCAGCGCTGGGGCTGGCCACGGAGAACCTGGGACTGGTGGTGACCAGCAACGTGATTCAGGCGCATCCGTTCTCGTTTGCGCGCCAGATCTCCTCGCTGGATGAGTTTACCCGCGGGCGTATTGGCTGGAATATCGTCACTTCGTATCTCTCCAACGGCTTCCGCAACTACGGCTATCAAGACATTGTGTCGCACGACGAGCGCTACGAGTGGGCGCAAGAGTATCTGGATGTGGCGTACAAACTGTGGGAGCTGTCGTGGGAAGAGGGCGCGGTGCTGCACGATCCCGCCACTAATCGCTTTTTCGATGCCGATAAGATTCACAAAATTAACCACGTCGGTAAGCGCTATCGCGTGGAGGGGCCGCATATTGTTGAGCCGTCGCCGCAGCGCAGCCCGGTGTTCTTCCAGGCCGGCAACTCCGACGCTGGACGCCGCTTTGCCGCACGCAATGCCGAAGTTACTTTCCTGCCGTCACAAACGCCGGATACCGCGCGCAAAGATATCGCCATCCTGAATCAGGATGTGGTGGATTACGGTCGCCAACCGGAAGATTTGAAAAAGCTGGTGATGCTGTCAACCGTAATCGGATCCACCGAGGAGGAGGCGAAGCGCAAGCAGCAATATCTGTTCGACAACATCGATATCAACGCGCTGCAAGGGTTCTACAGCGGCGGTTCCGGCATCGATCTGGCCAATATCGATCCCGACACGCCGCTGACTGAGCTCAGCCGTCGCGAGGCGTTCAGCCAGCATATGCGCTCGAAATTCCGTATCGCGGTAGATGCGGATTACGGCCAGGGCCGCGTACTGACGTGGCGTGAATACCTGATCCAACACGCGTTGCTGCCGGGCCGTTTTGCCGGTACGCCCGAGCAGATTGCCGATCGCGTGCAGCAATTTGCGGATGCCGGTGTTGATGGCTTTAACGTGGTACCCGTCACCACGCTCGGCTGGTGGGATGAGTGGGTCGAGCATGTGGTGCCGGTGCTGCAGAAGCGCGGTCTGGCGCAGACGGCGTATAAGCCAGGCACGCTGCGCGAGAAGATTTTCGGCAAAGAGAGCCGGCTGCCCGCGTCGCATCCGCAAAGGAAGTTGACGTTGGGTTGA
- a CDS encoding ABC transporter permease yields MTTHLTAYAGAQTQRARWQLPLSVLLSAVVALFFILAAAVPGVLATHDPFATDLYRALQAPSWTNWLGTDDIGRDLYSRIIWGTRQSLLIGIGAMAIALFGAIVLGFSAALGPRWLAEPVNRLLEILLAFPTLLLALLFVALLGPSASSLLISVGIGTAPGYARLVRAQALQVKQSGYVEAARALGHPWHRLFLQHIAPNVFRPLFSLVALGIGQSVVWASGLSFLGLGVVPPSPEWGALLEAGKINVTVAWWLEVLPGIAIVLVALSFTQIGRYIQQRAEGEKR; encoded by the coding sequence ATGACGACTCATCTCACCGCATATGCTGGCGCGCAGACACAACGCGCCCGCTGGCAACTGCCGCTTTCGGTGCTGCTTTCCGCCGTTGTGGCGCTGTTCTTTATTCTCGCAGCGGCGGTGCCCGGCGTGTTGGCGACGCACGATCCGTTCGCCACCGATCTCTATCGAGCGCTGCAAGCGCCTTCGTGGACCAACTGGCTCGGCACCGATGATATTGGCCGCGATCTGTATAGCCGCATTATCTGGGGCACGCGCCAGTCGTTGCTGATTGGTATCGGCGCCATGGCCATCGCGCTGTTCGGCGCCATTGTGTTGGGCTTCAGCGCCGCGCTCGGTCCGCGCTGGCTGGCCGAGCCGGTGAATCGCCTGCTGGAGATTTTGCTGGCGTTTCCCACGCTGCTGCTGGCGCTGCTGTTTGTCGCTTTGCTGGGGCCGTCCGCCAGCAGTTTGCTGATCTCGGTGGGCATTGGCACCGCGCCGGGCTATGCGCGTTTAGTGCGGGCGCAGGCGCTGCAGGTGAAGCAATCCGGCTACGTCGAAGCGGCGCGTGCGCTTGGTCATCCGTGGCATCGGCTGTTTCTCCAGCACATCGCGCCCAACGTGTTCCGACCGCTGTTCTCGCTGGTGGCGCTGGGCATCGGACAATCGGTGGTGTGGGCATCCGGCTTGTCGTTTCTCGGTTTAGGCGTGGTGCCGCCGTCGCCGGAGTGGGGCGCGCTGCTCGAAGCCGGAAAAATTAATGTCACCGTGGCGTGGTGGCTGGAAGTGTTGCCGGGCATTGCGATTGTGCTGGTGGCGCTGTCGTTTACGCAAATTGGCCGCTACATCCAGCAGCGAGCTGAAGGAGAGAAGCGCTAA
- a CDS encoding dipeptide ABC transporter ATP-binding protein, with translation MSHNVIEVRDLNIWARAENSAPRHIVKNVSFALQRGQCLALVGESGSGKSVTARALVGLAGDQLQVQADTLNLNGETLLGRSDGWWRRVRGSKVGFILQDALVSLDPLRPVGKEIAEALALHGWGNAASRQQKVHALLEEVGVPQAAYRASQRPGELSGGLRQRALIASAIALHPQVLIADEPTTALDVTVQAQVLEVLRQMLDRGTSVILISHDLAVVAKVADQILVMQGGAIVEAGAAQQVLQQPQHPYTQGLINAIPSEHTKGQRLSGSAPGAPAPVVAKSAEVLLEARHIVKRFRGHSAVADVSFTLRRGETLGVVGESGSGKTTLSRIALALETPDSGEVRFAGQPWSHASAAAQRAIRRQIAVVYQDPLSSFDPRWRVADILLDAIALDQHPATHAPRDRAISLLQSVGLGAEHLNQWPARMSGGQRQRVAIARAIATHPQVIVLDEAVSALDVTIQAQILDLLSDLQAQLGVSYLFISHDLGVIHHMSDRVLVMQNGLAVEQGAADEVFYRPRHPYTQKLLALLPRLAAREVA, from the coding sequence ATGAGCCATAACGTGATTGAAGTCCGTGATCTGAATATCTGGGCGCGCGCTGAGAACAGCGCGCCGCGCCATATTGTGAAGAACGTTAGCTTTGCGCTGCAACGGGGCCAATGTCTGGCGCTGGTCGGTGAATCAGGTTCAGGAAAAAGCGTCACGGCGCGCGCGCTGGTGGGATTAGCGGGCGATCAGCTGCAGGTGCAGGCCGACACGCTGAACCTCAATGGTGAGACGCTACTTGGGCGCAGCGACGGCTGGTGGCGACGCGTGCGCGGCAGCAAAGTCGGTTTTATTTTGCAGGATGCGCTGGTGTCACTCGATCCGCTGCGGCCGGTGGGTAAAGAGATTGCCGAAGCGCTGGCGCTGCACGGCTGGGGTAACGCCGCCAGCCGTCAGCAGAAAGTGCACGCGCTGCTGGAAGAGGTCGGCGTGCCGCAGGCGGCGTATCGCGCCAGCCAGCGACCGGGCGAGTTGTCGGGCGGCCTGCGCCAGCGCGCGCTGATCGCCTCGGCGATTGCGTTGCATCCGCAGGTCCTAATCGCCGATGAACCAACTACCGCGCTGGATGTGACGGTGCAAGCGCAGGTGCTGGAGGTGCTGCGGCAGATGCTGGATCGCGGCACCAGCGTGATTCTGATCAGTCACGATCTGGCGGTGGTGGCAAAAGTCGCCGATCAGATTCTGGTGATGCAGGGCGGTGCGATTGTGGAAGCGGGCGCCGCGCAGCAGGTGCTGCAGCAGCCGCAACATCCGTATACCCAGGGTTTGATCAACGCCATTCCCAGCGAGCACACCAAAGGGCAGCGCCTTTCCGGCAGCGCCCCCGGCGCACCGGCGCCAGTGGTGGCGAAATCGGCGGAAGTGCTGCTGGAAGCGCGCCATATCGTGAAGCGTTTTCGCGGGCACAGCGCGGTAGCCGATGTTTCGTTTACGCTGCGACGCGGCGAAACGCTGGGCGTTGTGGGTGAATCGGGTTCTGGCAAAACCACCTTGTCACGCATCGCACTGGCGCTGGAAACGCCGGACAGCGGCGAGGTGCGGTTTGCTGGCCAGCCGTGGAGCCACGCGTCCGCCGCCGCTCAGCGTGCGATTCGCCGCCAGATTGCCGTGGTGTATCAGGATCCGCTGTCATCTTTCGACCCGCGCTGGCGGGTAGCCGACATCCTGCTGGACGCGATTGCCTTAGATCAGCATCCGGCAACGCACGCCCCGCGTGACCGCGCCATCAGCCTGCTGCAATCAGTTGGACTCGGCGCGGAACATCTTAACCAATGGCCGGCGCGCATGTCGGGCGGCCAGCGTCAGCGCGTGGCGATTGCCCGCGCCATCGCCACCCATCCGCAGGTCATCGTGCTGGATGAGGCGGTCTCGGCGTTGGACGTCACCATTCAGGCGCAGATTCTTGATCTGCTTAGCGATCTGCAGGCGCAGCTTGGCGTCAGCTATCTGTTTATCTCGCACGACCTCGGCGTCATTCATCACATGAGCGATCGCGTGCTGGTGATGCAAAACGGCCTGGCCGTCGAGCAGGGCGCCGCCGATGAGGTGTTCTATCGCCCGCGCCATCCCTATACCCAGAAGTTACTTGCCTTGCTGCCACGTCTGGCCGCGCGGGAAGTCGCCTAA
- a CDS encoding ABC transporter substrate-binding protein has protein sequence MISKPIQRLIIPIMAALSGAVLLHNANAATSAPTSSDGTLVYLHEQEPPCLWGGWVQQAYLSRQVFDYLVSYDNGQIRPWLASNWSESADRKTITFHLRHDVKFTDGDIFNADAVIANYPAWQKGIGWHGFTYMTGFTKVDDYTVALHLSEPNPEIYNVLANGHYGFQSPDSLAHNSSEQKCLRPVGTGPWKVARWVRGEGISFVRNDDYRWAPPNAHHNGPAYIKHLEWKFVPDATTRWGALVSGGADVIYQPPSAQWQALQRQYQTLSYVATGRPQAFSFNVQRGPFTDRRVRQAFAYALDRKQIVKTVFKGAVPYEGNGSLSKSTPLYLNVDDRYSLNIAKANQLLDQAGWTGRDAAGYRTKDGQTLDARLPFIQAIIDQEGALMLQAVQDQVKRVGIKLDLIPLTQTEGFAGARSRPADKEISFGYWVWPSPNILDIVYNHALNGAFNGNNTSFFNNPEVEAQILDAQREPNPQLRQQKFDVLQKWFDDQAIAIGGYNFTYNVAIAHNIRGLWQDQGNGLLNFNDAYFVQEKP, from the coding sequence ATGATCTCAAAGCCCATTCAGCGATTAATCATTCCAATAATGGCGGCACTCAGCGGTGCGGTGCTGCTGCATAACGCCAACGCCGCGACCTCGGCACCGACCAGCAGCGACGGTACATTAGTCTATCTGCACGAGCAGGAGCCGCCTTGCTTGTGGGGCGGATGGGTGCAGCAAGCGTATTTGTCGCGTCAGGTATTTGATTATTTAGTCAGTTATGACAACGGACAAATTCGGCCGTGGCTGGCTTCCAACTGGAGTGAATCCGCCGATCGTAAAACTATTACTTTTCATTTACGTCATGACGTGAAATTTACCGATGGCGATATATTTAATGCCGATGCGGTGATAGCGAATTATCCAGCGTGGCAAAAAGGAATTGGCTGGCACGGATTCACTTATATGACCGGATTTACCAAAGTCGATGATTATACCGTGGCGCTGCATTTATCTGAGCCCAATCCGGAAATATATAATGTGCTGGCAAATGGTCATTATGGTTTTCAATCGCCAGATTCGCTGGCGCATAACAGCAGCGAACAGAAGTGTTTACGCCCGGTGGGCACCGGCCCCTGGAAAGTGGCGCGCTGGGTACGCGGCGAGGGTATCAGCTTTGTGCGCAACGATGATTATCGCTGGGCGCCGCCGAATGCGCACCACAACGGCCCGGCCTATATCAAACATCTGGAGTGGAAATTTGTGCCGGATGCCACCACGCGCTGGGGCGCGCTGGTCAGCGGCGGTGCGGATGTAATCTATCAGCCGCCGTCGGCGCAGTGGCAGGCACTGCAGCGCCAATATCAAACCCTGTCGTATGTCGCCACCGGGCGGCCGCAGGCCTTCTCCTTTAATGTGCAGCGCGGTCCGTTCACCGATCGGCGCGTGCGTCAGGCATTTGCCTACGCGCTGGACCGCAAGCAGATCGTCAAAACCGTATTTAAAGGCGCGGTGCCGTATGAGGGCAACGGCTCGCTGAGTAAAAGCACGCCGCTCTATCTGAATGTTGACGATCGCTACTCGCTGAACATCGCTAAAGCCAATCAGCTGCTGGATCAAGCGGGCTGGACCGGGCGCGATGCCGCCGGTTATCGCACCAAAGACGGTCAAACGCTGGATGCCCGTTTGCCATTTATCCAGGCGATTATCGATCAGGAGGGCGCGCTGATGCTGCAGGCGGTGCAGGATCAGGTCAAGCGCGTCGGCATCAAGCTGGATCTGATTCCGCTGACGCAAACCGAAGGCTTTGCCGGTGCGCGTTCGCGTCCGGCGGATAAGGAAATCAGCTTTGGCTACTGGGTGTGGCCATCGCCCAATATCCTCGACATCGTCTACAACCATGCGCTGAACGGCGCGTTCAACGGCAATAACACCAGCTTTTTCAACAATCCCGAGGTGGAAGCGCAAATCCTTGATGCGCAGCGCGAGCCCAATCCCCAGCTGCGCCAGCAGAAGTTCGACGTGCTGCAAAAGTGGTTTGACGATCAGGCGATTGCCATCGGCGGCTACAACTTCACCTACAACGTCGCCATCGCCCATAACATCCGCGGGCTTTGGCAGGATCAGGGCAACGGATTGCTGAACTTTAACGATGCGTACTTCGTGCAGGAGAAGCCATGA
- a CDS encoding acyl-CoA dehydrogenase family protein produces MSQIESGWGAGPSSRYEQLAERFRPLFEKIRAGAIERELQRQLPLEQIAWLKQSGFTALRVPESAGGLGATLPELFNLLIELGEADSNLVQSIRGHLGFVENVLNSASRSYRETWLTRLGRGEIVGPAWSETGDARQSEFSTRIERHDDRWQLNGRKFYTTGSLYADWIDVGITDENGKGVSVTVARNAPGVTVLDDWNGFGQTLTASGTAIFDKVAIGADDLNEEVHFRYSPAFYQLIHLATLAGIGRAQSGEVAQQVAARTRTYSNGNAPRAAQDAQVLQVVGRLRGAAYSSGAIVLHAASAVQRAFDAHLSGDQEQENQAVAIAELEVSQSLNVVSDLLLNASSTLFDALGASATLKPLALDRFWRNARTLSSHNPRIYKDRIVGDFAVNGTLPPEQWRIGVADNSAV; encoded by the coding sequence ATGTCGCAAATCGAATCAGGTTGGGGGGCGGGTCCGTCATCCCGTTATGAACAGCTGGCGGAGCGCTTCCGTCCGCTGTTTGAGAAAATCCGTGCAGGCGCGATTGAGCGTGAACTGCAGCGTCAACTGCCGCTGGAGCAGATCGCCTGGCTAAAGCAGAGTGGCTTCACCGCGCTGCGGGTGCCGGAGAGCGCCGGTGGACTTGGCGCCACGCTGCCGGAACTGTTTAATCTGCTGATTGAACTCGGCGAGGCGGATTCCAATCTGGTGCAGTCGATTCGCGGTCATCTCGGCTTTGTCGAAAATGTGCTGAATAGCGCCAGCAGGAGCTATCGGGAGACGTGGCTGACACGACTGGGACGTGGCGAAATTGTCGGCCCGGCGTGGAGCGAAACCGGCGATGCGCGCCAGTCTGAATTCTCTACGCGCATCGAGCGCCACGACGACCGTTGGCAGCTAAACGGCCGGAAATTTTACACCACCGGTTCGCTGTATGCGGACTGGATCGACGTTGGCATCACCGATGAAAATGGCAAAGGCGTGTCGGTAACCGTTGCGCGCAACGCGCCTGGCGTGACGGTGCTGGATGACTGGAATGGCTTTGGCCAGACGCTGACCGCCAGCGGCACGGCGATTTTCGACAAGGTGGCCATCGGCGCCGATGACCTCAACGAAGAGGTGCATTTCCGCTATTCACCGGCGTTCTACCAGCTGATCCATCTGGCAACGCTGGCCGGCATTGGCCGCGCGCAGAGCGGCGAAGTGGCGCAGCAGGTGGCTGCGCGCACGCGCACTTACAGTAACGGTAATGCGCCGCGCGCCGCTCAGGATGCGCAGGTTTTACAGGTGGTTGGACGCCTGCGCGGTGCGGCCTACAGCAGCGGCGCGATAGTGCTGCACGCCGCCAGCGCGGTGCAACGCGCGTTTGATGCGCACCTGAGCGGCGATCAGGAACAGGAAAACCAGGCGGTGGCGATTGCCGAGCTGGAAGTCTCGCAGTCGCTCAATGTGGTGAGCGATCTGCTGCTTAATGCCAGCTCGACGCTGTTCGATGCATTAGGCGCATCCGCGACGCTGAAACCGCTGGCACTGGATCGCTTCTGGCGCAATGCACGTACCCTTTCGTCACACAATCCACGTATTTACAAAGATCGCATCGTCGGGGATTTTGCGGTGAATGGCACTCTACCGCCGGAGCAGTGGCGGATTGGTGTGGCGGATAATTCCGCTGTCTAA
- a CDS encoding ABC transporter permease, protein MSELTSAPQSSASRVEDRAAARSRSVTLLRSVSVRIASALFVLWGTITVTFLVLSVLPGDRATILLNITSGQVIERTPAELAPINAQYGFDKPIAEQYLHYFWQLLHADFGFSFELQRPVVYIIAEQLLPTFTLAIAALLLAWMIAIPWTLLTAGRHRRLAAFGSALETIMAGLPQYWIGILLLIVFAIGLRWFPVVGGTSLLGTVLPAITLAIPLAGFLGHAIRDEFERSMQQPFVLSARARGMSLAGVRWRHVLRHALIPAITLSGWAIGNLLSGAVLVEAVFARPGLGNVLVNAVSNKDFALVSGIVILISFLYIVINLVVDLIYLLVDPRLRGRV, encoded by the coding sequence ATGAGTGAATTAACGTCCGCGCCGCAGAGCAGCGCTAGCCGGGTTGAGGATCGGGCCGCAGCGCGCAGCCGCAGCGTGACACTGTTGCGCAGCGTAAGCGTGCGCATCGCCTCGGCGCTGTTTGTATTGTGGGGCACCATCACCGTGACCTTTTTGGTGCTGTCGGTGCTACCGGGCGATCGCGCCACCATCCTGCTGAATATCACCTCCGGGCAGGTGATTGAACGCACCCCGGCGGAGCTGGCGCCCATCAACGCGCAGTACGGTTTCGATAAGCCGATCGCTGAGCAGTATCTGCACTATTTCTGGCAGCTGCTGCACGCCGATTTTGGTTTCTCATTCGAGTTGCAGCGCCCGGTGGTGTACATCATCGCCGAGCAGCTGCTGCCGACCTTTACGCTGGCGATAGCCGCGCTGCTGCTGGCATGGATGATCGCCATTCCGTGGACGCTGCTTACCGCCGGGCGCCATCGTCGTCTGGCGGCGTTTGGCTCGGCGCTGGAAACCATCATGGCCGGATTGCCGCAGTACTGGATTGGCATCCTGCTGCTGATTGTCTTCGCCATCGGGTTACGCTGGTTCCCGGTGGTGGGCGGCACCAGCCTGCTGGGTACGGTGCTTCCGGCGATCACGCTGGCGATTCCATTGGCGGGCTTTCTTGGTCACGCGATTCGCGACGAGTTTGAGCGCAGCATGCAGCAACCGTTTGTGCTGTCGGCGCGGGCGCGCGGCATGAGCCTGGCGGGCGTGCGATGGCGTCACGTGTTGCGCCACGCGCTGATTCCCGCCATCACCTTAAGCGGCTGGGCGATTGGCAACCTGCTGTCGGGTGCGGTGCTGGTAGAAGCGGTGTTTGCCCGCCCGGGACTCGGCAACGTGCTGGTTAATGCGGTCAGTAACAAGGACTTCGCGCTGGTCTCCGGCATCGTGATTCTTATCAGTTTCCTCTACATCGTGATTAACCTGGTGGTTGACCTGATTTACCTGCTCGTCGATCCCCGTCTGCGAGGTCGTGTATGA
- a CDS encoding multidrug effflux MFS transporter: MDHASTRSQSFTVKSSGLPFILILSALMAITSLSTDIYLPAMPLMAQELHGDAELTITGFLIGFCIAQLIWGPLSDHFGRKVPLFIGLVLFVMGSVGCALSSDITQIVFWRVFQALGACTGPMLARAMIRDLFARTRAAQMLSTLMVVMAIAPIAGPLLGGQMIKVTSWHTIFWLLAAIGCVMLILMCWLPETLPADKRIKASLTGAFSNYLALLKNRHFMRFTLCVAFYYVAAYAFITGSPFVYITYFGIDAQHYGWLFALNVVGLMAVSMVNRRLVHRYPLESLLKMAVTTATLAALILALSAKLDFGGILMIILPVFVFFSMNGIIAATSTAAAMDTVPNMAGSASALIGSLQYGSGIISSLLLALLSDGTPWTMAWIIALFTVASAVMALSAATVKSHG; the protein is encoded by the coding sequence ATGGATCACGCCTCAACGCGTTCGCAATCCTTCACCGTCAAATCAAGCGGTTTGCCCTTTATCCTCATTCTCAGTGCGTTGATGGCGATCACCTCGTTATCCACCGATATCTATCTGCCCGCCATGCCGCTGATGGCGCAAGAGCTGCACGGCGACGCTGAGCTGACCATTACCGGATTTCTCATCGGCTTCTGTATTGCCCAGCTCATCTGGGGACCGCTCAGCGACCATTTTGGCCGCAAAGTGCCGCTGTTTATCGGGTTGGTGCTATTTGTGATGGGTTCTGTCGGCTGCGCACTCTCCAGCGACATCACGCAGATTGTGTTCTGGCGGGTGTTTCAGGCGCTGGGTGCCTGTACCGGGCCGATGCTGGCACGCGCGATGATCCGCGATCTCTTTGCCCGCACCCGCGCTGCGCAGATGCTTTCCACGCTGATGGTGGTGATGGCGATTGCACCGATTGCCGGGCCGCTGCTGGGCGGGCAGATGATCAAAGTCACCTCGTGGCACACGATTTTTTGGCTGCTGGCGGCCATCGGCTGCGTCATGTTGATACTGATGTGCTGGTTGCCCGAAACCTTACCGGCGGACAAGCGGATAAAGGCGTCGCTCACCGGGGCGTTTAGCAACTATCTTGCCCTGCTGAAAAACCGCCATTTCATGCGCTTTACGCTGTGCGTGGCGTTCTACTACGTGGCGGCTTACGCCTTTATTACCGGCTCGCCGTTTGTCTACATCACCTATTTCGGCATTGATGCGCAGCATTATGGCTGGCTGTTCGCGCTGAATGTGGTGGGGTTAATGGCGGTAAGCATGGTGAACCGACGTTTGGTGCACCGCTATCCGCTGGAATCCCTGCTCAAAATGGCGGTGACCACCGCCACCCTCGCTGCGTTAATTTTGGCGCTGAGCGCCAAACTGGACTTCGGCGGCATCCTGATGATTATTCTGCCGGTGTTTGTGTTCTTCTCGATGAACGGCATTATCGCGGCAACTTCCACGGCGGCCGCCATGGATACCGTGCCCAATATGGCGGGTTCCGCCTCAGCGCTCATCGGCTCGCTGCAATACGGCAGCGGCATTATCTCGTCGTTGCTGCTGGCGCTACTCAGCGATGGCACGCCCTGGACCATGGCGTGGATTATCGCGCTGTTTACCGTGGCAAGCGCGGTGATGGCGCTCAGCGCCGCCACGGTAAAATCTCACGGTTAA